A portion of the Trachemys scripta elegans isolate TJP31775 chromosome 9, CAS_Tse_1.0, whole genome shotgun sequence genome contains these proteins:
- the TBL1XR1 gene encoding F-box-like/WD repeat-containing protein TBL1XR1 isoform X2 yields the protein MPDVVQTRQQAYRDKLAQQQAAAAAAAAATNQQGSAKNGENTANGEENGAHTIANNHTDMMEVDGDVEIPPNKAVVLRGHESEVFICAWNPVSDLLASGSGDSTARIWNLSENSTSGSTQLVLRHCIREGGQDVPSNKDVTSLDWNSEGTLLATGSYDGFARIWTKDGNLASTLGQHKGPIFALKWNKKGNFILSAGVDKTTIIWDAHTGEAKQQFPFHSAPALDVDWQSNNTFASCSTDMCIHVCKLGQDRPIKTFQGHTNEVNAIKWDPTGNLLASCSDDMTLKIWSMKQDSCVHDLQAHNKEIYTIKWSPTGPGTNNPNANLMLASASFDSTVRLWDVDRGICIHTLTKHQEPVYSVAFSPDGRYLASGSFDKCVHIWNTQTGALVHSYRGTGGIFEVCWNAAGDKVGASASDGSVCVLDLRK from the exons ATGCCTGATGTGGTACAAACAAGACAACAGGCCTACAGAGATAAACTTGCACAACAACAGGCAGCagctgccgctgctgcagctgcaaCTAATCAACAGGGATCTGCgaaaaatggagaaaatactGCAAATGGCGAGGAGAATGGAGCACACACTATAGCAA ATAATCATACGGATATGATGGAAGTGGATGGAGATGTTGAAATCCCTCCTAACAAAGCAGTGGTGCTGCGTGGTCATGAATCTGAAGTATTCATCTGCGCCTGGAACCCCGTTAGCGACCTTCTGGCCTCAGG ATCTGGAGATTCAACAGCACGGATATGGAACCTCAGTGAAAACAGCACCAGTGGCTCCACGCAGCTGGTACTCCGACACTGTATACGAGAAGGTGGGCAAGATGTACCAAGCAACAAAGATGTGACATCCCTGGATTGGAAT AGTGAAGGTACACTTCTAGCAACCGGGTCGTATGATGGATTTGCAAGGATATGGACTAAAGACG GTAATCTTGCCAGCACCTTAGGGCAACATAAAGGACCTATATTTGCATTAAAATGGAACAAGAAAGGAAACTTCATTTTAAGTGCCGGAGTGGACAAG ACCACAATTATTTGGGATGCCCATACCGGAGAAGCCAAGCAGCAGTTTCCCTTTCATTCTG CACCAGCATTAGATGTTGACTGGCAGAGTAACAACACATTTGCTTCTTGCAGCACAGATATGTGTATTCATGTCTGTAAATTAGGACAAGATAGACCCATCAAAACCTTCCAGGGTCACACA AATGAAGTAAATGCAATCAAATGGGATCCGACTGGTAATCTTCTGGCATCCTGTTCTGATGACATGACTTTAAAG ATCTGGAGTATGAAACAAGATAGTTGTGTCCATGATTTACAAGCACACAACAAAGAAATTTATACTATCAAATGGAGTCCTACAGGACCAGGAACAAACAATCCAAATGCCAATCTTATGTTAGCAAG TGCATCCTTTGATTCTACTGTTAGGTTATGGGATGTAGACAGAGGAATTTGCATCCACACTTTAACGAAACATCAAGAACCTGTATACAGTGTAGCTTTCAGCCCTGATGGCAGGTACCTGGCCAGTGGCTCTTTTGACAAATGTGTTCACATCTGGAATACACAG ACAGGTGCTTTAGTTCACAGTTATCGGGGAACAGGAGGGATTTTTGAGGTTTGCTGGAATGCAGCAGGAGACAAAGTTGGAGCAAGTGCTTCAGATGGTTCA GTTTGTGTATTAGACCTACGGAAATAG
- the TBL1XR1 gene encoding F-box-like/WD repeat-containing protein TBL1XR1 isoform X1, with product MSISSDEVNFLVYRYLQESGFSHSAFTFGIESHISQSNINGALVPPAALISIIQKGLQYVEAEVSINEDGTLFDGRPIESLSLIDAVMPDVVQTRQQAYRDKLAQQQAAAAAAAAATNQQGSAKNGENTANGEENGAHTIANNHTDMMEVDGDVEIPPNKAVVLRGHESEVFICAWNPVSDLLASGSGDSTARIWNLSENSTSGSTQLVLRHCIREGGQDVPSNKDVTSLDWNSEGTLLATGSYDGFARIWTKDGNLASTLGQHKGPIFALKWNKKGNFILSAGVDKTTIIWDAHTGEAKQQFPFHSAPALDVDWQSNNTFASCSTDMCIHVCKLGQDRPIKTFQGHTNEVNAIKWDPTGNLLASCSDDMTLKIWSMKQDSCVHDLQAHNKEIYTIKWSPTGPGTNNPNANLMLASASFDSTVRLWDVDRGICIHTLTKHQEPVYSVAFSPDGRYLASGSFDKCVHIWNTQTGALVHSYRGTGGIFEVCWNAAGDKVGASASDGSVCVLDLRK from the exons ATGAGTATAAGCAGTGATGAGGTTAACTTCCTGGTATATAGATACTTGCAAGAGTCAG GGTTTTCTCATTCAGCATTTACATTTGGTATAGAGAGCCATATCAGCCAGTCTAATATAAATGGTGCTCTGGTGCCACCAGCTGCTTTGATTTCCATCATCCAGAAAGGTCTGCAGTATGTAGAGGCTGAAGTCAGTATTAATGAG GATGGTACCTTGTTTGACGGTAGGCCAATAGAGTCTCTCTCACTGATAGATGCAGTAATGCCTGATGTGGTACAAACAAGACAACAGGCCTACAGAGATAAACTTGCACAACAACAGGCAGCagctgccgctgctgcagctgcaaCTAATCAACAGGGATCTGCgaaaaatggagaaaatactGCAAATGGCGAGGAGAATGGAGCACACACTATAGCAA ATAATCATACGGATATGATGGAAGTGGATGGAGATGTTGAAATCCCTCCTAACAAAGCAGTGGTGCTGCGTGGTCATGAATCTGAAGTATTCATCTGCGCCTGGAACCCCGTTAGCGACCTTCTGGCCTCAGG ATCTGGAGATTCAACAGCACGGATATGGAACCTCAGTGAAAACAGCACCAGTGGCTCCACGCAGCTGGTACTCCGACACTGTATACGAGAAGGTGGGCAAGATGTACCAAGCAACAAAGATGTGACATCCCTGGATTGGAAT AGTGAAGGTACACTTCTAGCAACCGGGTCGTATGATGGATTTGCAAGGATATGGACTAAAGACG GTAATCTTGCCAGCACCTTAGGGCAACATAAAGGACCTATATTTGCATTAAAATGGAACAAGAAAGGAAACTTCATTTTAAGTGCCGGAGTGGACAAG ACCACAATTATTTGGGATGCCCATACCGGAGAAGCCAAGCAGCAGTTTCCCTTTCATTCTG CACCAGCATTAGATGTTGACTGGCAGAGTAACAACACATTTGCTTCTTGCAGCACAGATATGTGTATTCATGTCTGTAAATTAGGACAAGATAGACCCATCAAAACCTTCCAGGGTCACACA AATGAAGTAAATGCAATCAAATGGGATCCGACTGGTAATCTTCTGGCATCCTGTTCTGATGACATGACTTTAAAG ATCTGGAGTATGAAACAAGATAGTTGTGTCCATGATTTACAAGCACACAACAAAGAAATTTATACTATCAAATGGAGTCCTACAGGACCAGGAACAAACAATCCAAATGCCAATCTTATGTTAGCAAG TGCATCCTTTGATTCTACTGTTAGGTTATGGGATGTAGACAGAGGAATTTGCATCCACACTTTAACGAAACATCAAGAACCTGTATACAGTGTAGCTTTCAGCCCTGATGGCAGGTACCTGGCCAGTGGCTCTTTTGACAAATGTGTTCACATCTGGAATACACAG ACAGGTGCTTTAGTTCACAGTTATCGGGGAACAGGAGGGATTTTTGAGGTTTGCTGGAATGCAGCAGGAGACAAAGTTGGAGCAAGTGCTTCAGATGGTTCA GTTTGTGTATTAGACCTACGGAAATAG